The genomic stretch ACAGAAATATAACTTAAACTAAAATAAAAGCACAGAATAGTCCTTTGCATGATTTATGAAAATAGGTCAAATAGGAAGATGTTGTGATTGCCAGCAACAACCAGACATCTTGTTTCACGATTAAAGTAGAAAATaactctgattggctgctatatCCAACAACTTTAAGTTTGTCTTGTGGAGTGCTGTAAAGAAACAAGCTGTCTGATGTTAAAAGTGGTTTCACTAAAAATTCTACAGTTCAAATCAGGAACAGAAATTACCTTTTTTCTTTCTGTCAACACACAAGAATGTATAATGCTCCGATTACTCAGAAGTCATATTATGCTAAGCTGTAAATATTTGCCTTACTTTTTACCTTTCAGGCATTCACAACAAAATACTCCTAAACTGTGATTTAACAACCATTAACAAGCTATTAATTGAAATACAGGTCGCAACCTGTATAACTTGCTGGTATGCCACTGTGAGACTTAAGTCTTGCAATTTGtgaaattgtgtgtcattagataAGCTGGAAATTAGAATCCCTTTGTACAGAGGTTACTGCCACAGTGCGTTGTGTGGGAAGTTTGCATGTTCTGACATTTGTTTAGTGGAGTGTATGATACGAACAAGAATATTGTTACACTGTAGCAACGTATGCCCTTGTGGATACTTTGCCCTGATCACAGACCTATGTCAATCAGTGCTCTTTCTTCACTATCCACTTATAATGGGGTTGAGTTGTCAAGGCTGGCACAAAGAAAACTGGAGCAGTTGCCCAGATCAACAATTCAGATTTCAATGACGTCACATTAAAAAAATGCAGATTAAGGGTACGTTCACACCATGCATGTTGCACTGTTATAGGGCaggctatactcacaaagcaatgTGCTGTAATAATTGGGCATTGGGCACATTCACACCTGTGGGTTGCCGCTGCAGTGTGTTAGATTTAGTTCTAATAACGTGAACtgtgcgtaactagacatcatgtTATTAGTGACATGGTACTGTGCATTGCTATATGCCAGTAGATGGTACTGTGCCTTGCAACAAGGAGCGCACATTACCAGTTGATGCCATAATTGAAATATGTTGCAATGAGCTGCATGTGCTTCACAATATATTCAGTGAGAACTTACCCTAATTGCTCTAATTTTTCCACTTTTGCCCCAGCTTTTCCTTAGTCCAACTTTGGTAAATCAACCTCTTTGTTCAGCAAATGGGTGTTGCCACTAGAAACCAGTCAGTTACATCCACACTGTAAAAGGTACAATGAAATGTGGCTGTTTTTTCTGGAGAAATCATGTACGGTACCTGTGTTGTTTTATGTGGTTTTTTGTTTGCACATAACATGATCTTTCATGTTAAAATCTATGTTTATGTTGCATTTAAGCctattaaatatatttttattttcttctgcAGAAAAACAGTGCCATATGGGCTTGGTGGTCCTCGCCTGAAACGCTCCTTGCAGGATATAAAGACAGAGTCTAGAGACAGGTGTAGCTGTGCCAAGTGTGAGGATAAGAAATGTCTGGACTTCTGCCAAACTGCAGCAGAACTCAGGTGTGTGTGCAAATATTCCAGTCTGAAGTACTGACAAAGCTCGCTAAGTACACCTGGAGTGGAAGCTGCCTTTATCTGCAAAGCATGTTTTGTGAAAAGGTGTTCCTTGGTTTCCTTCTTACAGTGCTTTGTTTTCTTACAGTGTCCAGCCTTTGCTGAAAAAAGAAACCAGCCGGGTTCAGCAGGCCAAAGTTTGCAATGGCCTGGAGTTAGGAGCGCTTTGTGTTGAAAAACACCTTCATAAAAAGACAGAAAGGTGAGAGGAAACTCCCTTACAAGGTTAAATCAATCACTCTTTGTAATGCCTGTGTGATGAGAAAATAATGAGGGACGAAACAAAAATGTATAATTTTGTGGTCTGTCGTTTCAAGTGGTGTTATTTTGAAGTTTAATTTCATGTGAAAAAAGCCAAAATAGCCCAGCCACCGAGCTTAACTGCATATTTGTACTCTGGGAATGCATTTGTTGTTTGACGTTTCTAGGTGTGGTTTGTCAGAGACGAGAAACACCTATTGTGCGTGCGTGGTACATCTGTCTATCCTTAAGTTCTCAGTCAACAGACATCATTCATGTGTTACTTGGATAGTTTTCATACCAAAAAATGTTAGAATGCACATAAAAGAGGGGAAACAGCAAGCTTTGATGATACATTTATCAGAGTTCATGACAAACTGttataaaaagtaaaataatagCAATATATCATTGAAAAACATGTAGCTATCTCAACTAATGTCCATTTTAGCAGTCTTCATTACCCACGCCACTAGATTCTGGTACAGTAATGGTTTCAGAGTTCAGTTCAGGCCCACACTTTTTCCTTGTTTTGGACAGTTGAGAACAGTTGAAGCTCTTAAGTCGTTGCGTTTTATAGTTTTCTGTTCCCTCACGAGAGGAATTTTCTCTCACTTTTGTAATATCACAGAAGATGAGAGAATATTTCCAGTAGGGATGAACGAGAACAGTTTTGTGAGAAGCGAAACTGTACCCGATTGTGTTCAAAAAAGAGGCTGCGGCAGAGAGGGTTACCTTCTATCACCACTGATAAGATGACTTAGTCTGGCTTTTCCCTTCTCCTCCTTATAGGACAAAACATTCCTGATCTTAGGCAACCACACATTTATGTCAGAGGCTTCTGTGCAGATTATAGCCCGAAGGGCACAAGAATAACTTAGGTGACCCAGTGGAAAACCTCATATTGAAATTCTGGTAATGTGATTTGTTTCTGCTTTGATAGTTGTCCATCACAGCACCCTTTACAACTTTTAGGTTTCGAATATGTAGTAAAAAATATTATTGCTTACAGTATTTGGCCAATTACAAAGCTTCAAGTTGTAGAGGGTCTTGTGATTGGAGAAGTGTTCATTATGAGGTTTCCGCCTTGGTCACCTAAATCATACTAGCTCTTTCCAAAGTGACCACAAATGATCTTTATTGGCAATAACGAACACCATTTGCTTAAATAACTATAAGTAGTTGGTTTTAAAGTCACTAGTCTTTACACACCTTCACGGTAGTGACAGTATCCTTCCTGATTACTCTCAGAGAAGCTTAGCCTAAAACTTTACCTTGAATAGAGCATCTTAGAACACCACATCTGGTGACTTTGAAAGTTGCGAGACACATGTCTATGTCTAGACACATGAAATTCCACAAACAGGCATCAAAATAATGTTTATCCTACTTACATTTGTGATTTCATGAATTGTTATTGGTAATATTAATGGAAATGTTTTTAAAACTTTGCAATGGCTGACCACAATTAAAGTTGGTGCTGTGTTTCCTTTACAGAGCAGAAGATATTAGAAAATCCATTCAACAGTCATTTGCCATTGCCAGGCTACTGAAGAAGTTCAGTGACATGGAAGAGGTGACACATCCTTGGACACACAGAAAGAGAGGACTttggaaacatttaaaaaaaacatcctaGTGAAAAAGCTATTGTGTGACGTTTTTTCCTGAAGTGTGGAACATCTTGCTGTCAGTGAGTTACTATGTGAGTGCATTACTCCTTCTCCTTGATTACTCTGTGCACCTAATCTATGAAGACTGAAACTGGAGATGTGGGACTAATATATAACTTCATAGAGTCACATACAGTAATCTAATACGAGAAGATCAAGGATCCCGTCTAAGATGCTGCGTCAGTTGTGGAGGAGAACTATACGGGATCAATTTGAAACAGAATAATGGAACCAAAACTATGGACAGTCTGCCAATTGTTGCTACTGACAGTAAAACACTGGAACATGATATGCAATAATGCACACCTTATTATATTCATGAAATGCTGCATATGGAGGTGTTTGTGCATTGGAAATGGACATCTATGCCATTATTTGAGGTCACATGCCTACAATTCTACCTCAGGTTCATCCCTCTGAAGGGCTTTCTTCCTGCCTATATTTTAGCTTGTTCTGTGAAAACACCACATTGTCTTAATCATTCTTAAAGAGTCCTGTGCTGGCCCTAATCAAGTCTTTGATATGTAAGGGAATTTGGTTAGTGGCTCATGGTAACCAAAGAGTAATTTGCTTCTCTTTCAGATGAATCGGTCTGACAAGCTAAAACTGGGTCATAAATAGCAGTTGAGTTTTCTGCTATACTTTATATAAATTTATTATgtgaatatttttaaaataaatatttatattattattttttaaatgactATATTTACTGTGTTAAATATCCATTTGAATAGGCCATATTGGTCTATGCATGTTTGTATTTCTGTATGAAAAAAATGAGCTTCGTGCTTTCAGTAATaatgttaaaataaatattttgtaaCCCTTTGAAGACTTGTTTGTGAATTTCTGAGCTGAGTTTGTGAACCTCATGCTGCAGGTGTAATCGCTGCTGTCTTTGTAAAGGTCATATAAATTGCATAGAACTGGATGTGTGACTACACAAATGCCACAGAGCTAATATTTCATCAAAAAAGAATGCAGCTTGCCTATTCTTTAAAGTCATTTCCTAAACCGGTAGTATGAACTAGAATGGCCCCAGGCAAAAGAAATAGAAATCTCCTTACGCACATCTAATGGCCTCTGCCTATACAATCTATATATTTCTGTGTGTTTGGAGTAAGTGTGTCTCCGGAACACTAAAAAGTGGATAGGAAGATCAGCTGGGTTGGCACTAAATGTGTGGTTGGTCAGAGGCTGAAGGGATCCATGTATATAGCTGTGCCTGCTGGTAAACCAGATACTTCATATGGACAacagacttaaagtgtacctgaggtgacatgatgagataaacatgtgtaataTGTCCAGTGCAAATATATTAATGAccaggctttttttattttttattttgggaCCTGAAATAGttgattttcaggcatgcaagtgacagcttctatcttgttggtaccttgtccgAAATATAGtaagcctcactgataagcaaattacagctatac from Hyperolius riggenbachi isolate aHypRig1 chromosome 5, aHypRig1.pri, whole genome shotgun sequence encodes the following:
- the EDN1 gene encoding endothelin-1 — protein: MELQKVFYLLLVLLQGCYGTGSSSALSEEPSSEAAASHHTSGAPLRPRRIKRCSCSSLMDKECVYFCHLDIIWINTPEKTVPYGLGGPRLKRSLQDIKTESRDRCSCAKCEDKKCLDFCQTAAELSVQPLLKKETSRVQQAKVCNGLELGALCVEKHLHKKTERAEDIRKSIQQSFAIARLLKKFSDMEEVTHPWTHRKRGLWKHLKKTS